From Pelosinus fermentans DSM 17108, the proteins below share one genomic window:
- the nifH gene encoding nitrogenase iron protein, whose translation MTRKIAIYGKGGIGKSTTQQNTAGAMAHFYDQKVFIHGCDPKADSTRLILGGMNQKTLMDMLRDEGEEKITVEKVVKDGYLGIRCVESGGPEPGVGCAGRGVITAIDLMEKNGAYTSDLDFVFFDVLGDVVCGGFAMPIRDGKAQEVYIVASGEMMAIYAANNICKGLVKYAKQSGVRLGGVICNSRKVDKEREFLEEFTAAIGTQMIHFVPRDNIVQKAEFNKKTVVEYDAECNQALEYGELARKIIENKNFVIPKPLSMDELEAMVVKYGIAD comes from the coding sequence ATGACAAGAAAAATTGCAATATATGGTAAAGGCGGCATTGGTAAATCTACTACTCAACAAAATACTGCAGGAGCAATGGCGCATTTTTATGATCAAAAAGTATTTATCCATGGCTGTGATCCAAAGGCCGATTCCACTCGTCTGATTCTTGGCGGAATGAATCAAAAAACATTAATGGATATGCTGCGAGATGAAGGAGAAGAAAAAATTACCGTTGAGAAGGTTGTAAAAGATGGGTACTTGGGAATTCGCTGCGTGGAGTCAGGCGGTCCGGAACCTGGGGTAGGGTGCGCAGGTCGTGGTGTAATCACAGCAATTGACCTTATGGAAAAGAATGGTGCCTATACATCGGATTTGGATTTTGTGTTCTTTGATGTACTTGGTGATGTTGTATGCGGTGGATTTGCAATGCCGATCCGTGATGGCAAGGCGCAGGAAGTATACATCGTTGCTTCGGGGGAAATGATGGCCATCTATGCAGCCAACAATATTTGCAAAGGCCTTGTAAAATATGCAAAACAAAGCGGTGTTCGTCTTGGCGGAGTCATTTGCAACAGCCGTAAAGTCGATAAGGAAAGAGAATTCTTAGAAGAATTCACGGCTGCAATCGGCACACAAATGATTCACTTTGTACCTCGTGATAATATTGTTCAAAAAGCTGAATTCAACAAAAAAACAGTGGTTGAATATGATGCGGAATGTAACCAAGCGTTAGAATACGGAGAGCTGGCACGCAAGATCATCGAAAATAAGAATTTTGTGATTCCTAAACCTCTCAGTATGGATGAATTAGAAGCCATGGTTGTTAAATACGGTATTGCTGATTAA
- a CDS encoding P-II family nitrogen regulator: MIMVRAIVRPDKKEVVLDELSSAGFHAATVVDVVGRGKQKGIKFGDVIYDEIPKSLIMLVINDEDKEDVLDVIIRHAKTGDEGAFGDGKIFISSTDEVYTVSSGVAGL; the protein is encoded by the coding sequence ATGATTATGGTTAGAGCAATTGTTAGACCAGATAAAAAAGAAGTAGTTCTTGACGAACTTTCCAGCGCTGGGTTTCATGCTGCTACTGTAGTAGATGTTGTAGGCCGCGGGAAACAAAAGGGGATCAAGTTTGGTGATGTTATATATGATGAAATTCCGAAAAGTCTTATTATGTTAGTCATTAATGATGAAGATAAAGAGGATGTACTGGATGTTATTATCCGCCATGCTAAGACCGGTGATGAGGGGGCTTTTGGCGACGGGAAAATATTTATCAGTTCCACGGACGAAGTGTATACCGTTTCCAGCGGCGTTGCTGGGCTATAG
- a CDS encoding P-II family nitrogen regulator: MKEIIAVVRINKVSATKKALVQVGAAGFTALKVMGRGRLVEDKAVIAERRATLLALAQKDDYNTEKLITEFLDGTRLFPRRMFTVLAHDEDVSKIVAAIIEANRTDYNVGDGKIFVLPVLDAVRVRTRESGDAAI, from the coding sequence ATGAAAGAAATTATAGCTGTAGTACGGATTAATAAGGTCAGTGCTACCAAAAAGGCATTGGTACAAGTAGGGGCTGCCGGTTTTACAGCTTTAAAGGTCATGGGGCGGGGCAGATTAGTAGAGGATAAAGCTGTAATTGCTGAACGTAGAGCGACCCTATTAGCCTTAGCTCAAAAAGATGATTATAATACGGAAAAGCTGATAACCGAATTCTTAGACGGGACTCGTTTGTTTCCCCGCAGGATGTTTACAGTTTTAGCTCATGACGAAGATGTGTCTAAGATTGTCGCGGCCATCATTGAAGCCAATAGAACGGATTACAATGTTGGTGATGGGAAAATCTTTGTATTGCCAGTGCTTGATGCAGTAAGGGTAAGAACGAGAGAATCCGGAGATGCGGCAATATAG